Genomic DNA from Hordeum vulgare subsp. vulgare chromosome 2H, MorexV3_pseudomolecules_assembly, whole genome shotgun sequence:
atcatcaaataACTTTTCataaaattcaaaaacaaatagTACAAGCATGTGCCGAAGTGACTACAAAAGTGATAATGAATGAGCTTGGTGATAGTAATTTTTGTCTACTTGTTGATGAGTCTCGTGATGTATCGGTTAGAGAGAAAATGGTTGTGATTATAAGGTTAGTTATTTGACATGATTGTTCTAATTATGAATGTAACTACTCTACTGTCACATGATTGCGTaattttatattttgttgcttgcaGGTTCACGAACCAAAAAGGGGAGTCTTTGGAAAGATTGCTTGGTGTTGACCATGTACTTGATACTACATGTGCTTCTTTGAAAAGATCTTTGGATGCAATggtttttaacataatttatCCATGTCTAGATTGAGAGGACAAGGATATGATGGGCCTCAAATATGCATGGAGAACTTAATGTTTTGAAGAAATTGGTGCTAGATGTCAACCCGTATGCTTTTTATCTACATTGTTTTTGCCCACCAACTTCAGTTGgtggttgttgatgttgtcaaggGAGTTCTAGCTGTTAGTGATTTCTTTGGCCATACAAATAGGATTGTCAACATGGTTAGTTCTTTTAGTTCTTATAGCTTATGCCAATTTGCAAATCCAAATAGTATATGTCTAGCCATTATAAAATTCTAACCGCGATTACTCTTTTCTTGTAGGTAAGTGCCTCGTGTAAAAGGAAAGATGCATTGTTGCAGAAGCATCATGACAACCTGGTTGTATAGTTAGAGCATGGGGAGGTTTTGTCAGGAAAAGGACAGCATCAATAGACAAGTTTAGCAAGACCAGGTGATACACAATGGGGGTCACACCACAAGACTCTAATCTAGATCAATCAAATGTGGGATTCCGTGGTTGAAGTGCTACATGGTATTTCTCTTGATGGAGCAGATGCAGGTGATAGAGGTTTCGCTTCTGGCTTTATGATAATCATGGAATCCTTTGAATTTTTTCTTATCTTCCATTTGATGATTCGAGTGCTTGGTTTAACTAGTGATTTTACAAAAGCATTGCAACAAAAAGATCAAAATATAGTTTGTACTAtgaatatgattgtgtcagtgaaAAGTATACTACAAAAGTTGAGAGATGATGGATGAGGGCCTATCTTGATATCTACTACCAACTTTTGTGCTACAAGAAATATAATAGTGCCCAATATGGATGATAACATTTCAACAAGGGGTTGCCCAAGAAGATCGCGCAAAATGGTTACTTGTCTCTATCATTACAAGGTAACTATGTTCAATGAGGTGTTGGATAGAAACATAGTTGAGATGAATAATCGTTTTAGTGAAACTTCTACATGCTTGTTGAAGTgcattgcttgccttgatcatagAGACCCAGTTAGCAAATTTGATCATGATAAGCTAGTTGAGCTTGCAAATATTTACTATATTGATTTCTCTTCACAAGAGCGTTGTCTGTTGACTAATCAACTCAACATATATATTGATGTGATGAAAATAAGTATTGAATTCTTGGCTTACGATAGTTTGAGttctcttgctctcaagttggttCAAAGTAGACAATATATGGTATTACCTTTGGTTTATCGGCTCATGAGGCTTGCATTGACATTACCGGTGGCAATTGCATCAGTTGAGAGGGTTTTGTCAGACATGAGTATTCTAAAGACAGATCTTCGAAACAAGATGGGTGATGATTTGCTTAATGATTTGATGGTTTGCTTTATTGAGAGCGAGATATTTGCTAAAATTAGTGATAAACAGATTATGGTTCATTTTCATGCCTTGAAGAGTCGTTGAGGTCATCTACCTACACAAGCTCGTGTTCATTATGCAATTACATCTTAAAGGTATACTACCACCCAGTTACCATTACATGGTCATATCAAAATATACAACTGTCATCACATTTGTGCTCATGCATTCATAATTTGGTAGGACTCGTTTGAAAATTGGAATTATGGGATCATATTTTGGCATAAGTGAGCATTTCAAGCGGCAAGAGTCCATGTTAGCAACTTACTAtttcctccgtccggaattacttatCGCAcaagatgtatctagaactaaaatacatctagaaacATCCATTCTTATGACAAGTATtttcagacggagggagtagtttttaagagcctttttattcttttgtatttGTATGCTATGAGTTTTGGTTGAATAGAGTTGGATTTGTACAGgaaaaaaatactccctccgtccggtgaAAAGTGTGCATACAAATTTTTTAAAACAAATTATGGAGTGAAGTAAAAAAAATACATTGGAAAGGTGCAAGCCATCATCTCTCTCCTCTTTAGTTACCCAACCCTCAATGAGCTAAGTGAATGTAAAAATTTAGGAGACCGTGAATAAAATATCATTGGTCTTGATTACCTTGGGATGAGAGAAAAGCATTTTTTCCCACTTTAAAGTGTGTTGGAAAGAGAAAACTACACTTTTCTGTGGACAAATTTTTAAGATAAATGTACACTTtcatcggacggagggagtagacatTAAATGTTCGCCTCAGCTATctttaagagcaagtacaataagatgacataagcaggctgtaaggattagaaTATTATATCCTTACTTAGTTGGAgcggagagaggaggagagagaagagaagtGGGATCTTGATGAGCAGCCAGCTGCAGCACAAGACCTAAGACATTTTGTGAGATTGTAAGGTGGGTTAACTACTACTAAAATAGTACACATCTAAAACTTACTATTGTATATGCCGACTATTAGTTTGGCTCTATATGACATGGCAACTCCTTATAGCTGATTGTTGGCtgtattattaaccatgctctaattcATGGGTCCGCCGCTACGAAGACATGAGGCTGACCCACCCCATGATAGCTGGGCCGAGTGTGTTCTCCCTCACTATCTGCAAAGGTacttaggctggtcatagtggggactatcatatagtagtatcatgtatatgatactattgtgtgatactaccttcataatgcatggtatcataaagtagtatcgtagatgaccttatttattggcatgcatgacacatagtagcatagcatttaacatgttacggtatctatctATATTACTCTAACCCCCTCTCTCTTTTTTAATTGTctaccacatcagcatgtttgataGTTCCAAGAACATGATACTACCTAAGTTACTCTCGCTACTCCCAATGTTCCACCTTGTACAGGTGCTAAGGCTGCCACATAGGCAAAAAAATCTGATGTGCCAAGCTAATTAATAGGAGAGAGTTGAGTATGGTGACCCGGGAAGAAAGAATGCTAAGCGCGTGAACCTAGGTAAAACAATTAAATGAAAGAAATGCACCAATGCATATACAactttagagggtgcttggatacgttttagtctcatgactaaaagtagtgggactaaaacttgctagcctcacccatggttgaatccaaatactaaagagactaaaatcaagttaatgagcatttattatcctccaaacccttcaatccagaactcgcatgtgttaaaggagaggagttaaatgaggagagagatgacTAATCCACATTTTAATAGGGGTGCCCTGACTAAAAAATtagtctcaagactagttttagcccctCTTTAGTGAAGGGTGCTTGGAACTTAGCCTCTTagactatttttagtcagactaaAATAAATCCCTTGGATTCAAGCACCCTCTTAGTTGTAAAAGCATTAAATAAGAAGGCTTAGCTACAATAAGCTAAGCAACTATGTATTGAAGACTTTAGTTCATCTTTAACACTGATGCATTGGAAATGGCCATCACATACTGAGTGAGATTAGCTCTGTGCTCTTGGATGCTTTGGATTGATACTCACCACACCAGGCACAACCAGGAGCAGACCATTAAAAAACTCGTGCCTGGGAGTTCGTTAAGTAAAACTAGCACGGTGGTACGGTCAGAAGAGATGTTCTCTAGGTAACCTCAGCTAGCTTTGACTGCATGTCTATCCCTAGACTCTAGCAAGCCAGCTAGCCTCAAAACACTGGCAACTGATTTCCCTATAAAACCTCAACAAACCCCAAACCCTGTAGCTTCTCTTCAACTCctattcacacacacacacacacacatagccgAAAACATCGAACACCATGAGCTGCAGAAGAAGGATCAGCGGTGTAGTCCTCGTTTTTGCCTTGCTCTTCTCCCCATTGCTCACGCCCTACCTTCCCACTGCTTGCGCTCGCCATGGTGAGTTCCCTACTGTCTTACCCATCGACATATCTACGTATGTCTGTATATACTACTTCCCTCCTTTGTTACTTTCTTGGATTTTGAGATGTTGAGATTTGCATACATGATACATCCCTTGTTAAATCGTTGCACTGCTGTACGTACTACTATCTCTACAGTGGTGGCGCTCGACGCAAAGGATGGCCTAAAGATCGGAGGAGGCCGGCACCGGCAGCatgtggttggtgatgacgaaggaaaGGCTGTCCCCGTCGCCACCGCCAGCGGCTCACGGCCAGTTAGGACGGTGGAgatgcgcgcggcgaggaggcaccGGGTGGACGCGGCGGAGGAGATGCACGACATGCTGAGGAGGGACTACGCGTGGAGGGCGAGGGGCCGCAAGCCCATCCACAACGACGAGCCACGCGACGACGAGCCCTAAGTCTGTCAGTCCCACAGCGCACCTAGGTATACATAGTTAGTAGAGTACTAGACTACTAGCAGAAGCTTAGCTACGTACCTAGAGCCGCACGCTCCCTGGTTTACTTAGCTACAGGATACATGTAGCGTTAGGTAGGAGTACCCAGAGAGAGATATTACGGAATAATAATGCCCTGCTTGGCTAGGTATACTACTGTTAGCTGGTCATCCTTAATCTAGCTAGCATCCAAGCTGGATATCATCAGGCTTAGCCCCGATTTGCAAGAACTAGCAGGAAAGAGTTCATGCGAAGAAGAGGCAGTTTTGTGCCTTGGTACTATATGTATCTCCACCGGAAGGAATCAGGTTTGCAGATACTCCTATCACTTATCAGTGTTACAACTACCAGCAGTTGTTTCTTCTGAACACCAATCATTAGCAGTTTAAGTATATCTGTGTGGGGTTTTAACAAGAAAGGGTGTGTCAAACTTATTTTGTTGCTTGTTCACATCCGGGTCATGGCAAGCTCAACCTCTTTCTGCTGACTGTAATTAATAGCTTTCACCCTTGTTCTGTTTTCTCCTTGTAATAGATTGGGCAGTGCTGGCATCACAGTActacatgtatgtatgtataagcAGATGCTCGCCGACCGCAATACTGCATGTATGTAAACAATCAGGGATGCTGGCAGGACTACATGAAAGAAAGCTATACCTCTTCATTTCTCACTCACAATCTCTGCAAATTACAAGCCACTAGCGAATTCAACAAGCCATCAACCTCCTGCTATTtgtaaataaaataaaagagcagggcatatagggggggggggggggggggggcgagaagAGCAAGGAAGGGGAGAAACCATCATCAACATCAACATTTGAATGAATTTAACATGGGCTGGCTAACACTAGCTCAGGCGCGAGGCCGCCGGCCATGAGCTAGACTCGTCAATCAAACAGGAAAAAAAACGCTCTCAGAATTTACAGCAGAGGACCCTGTAACCCCAGCCCCGGTCTCGCCTGAATCGCCTGCGGTCCGCCTTCGCCATCCTCACCGGACTGCTATTCCACTCTGTCTGTAACCTGTGTGTggatcaacaaacaaacaaacaagagaaAAGATGCTTGACCCTCAGCACACAGTATGAGTTACTACGTACTCCTACAAGCTAACCAAGTGTAATTGGCACATATGAGTTGTTGTCTTCACTTACACTGGGAATGCGAAGGACCGAGTACTCGTCGTGCTGCTATCCGAACGAAGAGAAATGTTGCCGATGTGAGCAGAGGGCGCTACCGCGTCCAGCGTGATGTTAGCTCCAGAGAAgctcgactcaaaggggttacgaATGCCACCCCGAGTCGTCAGCTTTGCACCATCAGGTCCGTTCTGCTGAACCGCCGGCTCCGTTTGCGGCGCAACCGTAGAGCTCTGGTCGCCAGCATTGTTTTCCTCCCTTGTCTTTGTGCCATCCTCCATGTCTCTTGGGTTGAAGTCATGTTCGTCTTGGACAGCATCAGTCTCGAATTTTGGATGGCCCTCACTATTGACATCACTGGGCTCTGCACCGAcagtacctctctggtcattGCTCTCTTCAGATGCTTGGGCATCCAACCTGCCTGAACTTTCTTCTATAGAATCTAATCTGGTGTGTTTGAATCTGGTTTCATCTGCTGCAATAGAATCAAATCCACCTGGTGCACCGTTGACGATGTCACTAAAACTATCTGTTCTTTCGACAAGACTTCCTCTCTGATCATGACTCTCCTCAGATGATTGGACTCCCAGCCTGCTTGAACATGCTCCAACCGAATCTAACCTACTACTGTCTCCAATTCTGGATTCAGCTGTCTCAACATAATCAAATCCTCCCAGTGCACCACCGTTGACAAGATCACTGAAACTATCTGTCTTTCCAACAGAACAGACAGGTACAACAGAAACATCGTCGACAATGGTAGGTAGAGCGTACTtggattcccatgtgtcctctaaAGATCCATATGCGATAAAAGGGTTGTAATGATTAGCTGGATTAAATCCTCTATTATCTAATTCTGCACcaacatcttcttcaggaatTGCAGCTGATAGCCCATCAGAAGTTGATTCAGCTGGTAAACCACTGAGGTAACTGGACTCTGGTGTAGTACTAGATCCAGTCTCATGGCAATCATTTGATGCTACCTGTAATGACAGTAATCATACTGAGAGGCAGAATATGAACATAAATGATATAATAGCAAAAAAGTAATTTTAGTTTAACAATCAATTGCATTTATTGATCCGAATAGAAACAACAGGTGGTGAGACTCTTTTCTTGTAGCAAATCACTGAACCAAAAAATATCTATGATAATAGATCATATCAACCAAATTTTGCTAGTAATGGCCAGCCACGAAATAATTGTGATACATGTTTACGGCAATCATATATTTTATAAGAGCAGATTGGTAATACTGTAAATCTGTTGTACCTCATCAATTGCTTCTCCATCGCAAAATGGCTTGTGAGTTTCACAGGTCTCAGAAATTACTGTGCCCACCTGCTGGCACTGTGTTGCAGCTTCCTGACTTGATGACTGTCTAGGACTTAATTTCTCATCGTTTACATCGGTAAATTCATCTGTAGTCTTGTTGCCTTCAAGATCACGTTCTTCGCCACAAGAATATTGTTCCATCGTATTACCATCAGTAGCACATGGAACATGTAGGATAACAATTTGTGACTCTGATTCATGTTCAGTTTCCAAAGGATCAGCTCTTATTTCTTCCATAGTACCATCAGTAGCACACGCGGCATGAAGGGGAACTATTTGTGACTTATGTGCAGTTTTCACAGGATCAACTCTTGTACCTTCCTTCAGATCACCATTTGCATCGACCATTGAAGAATTAAAGATTGGGCACACCTTTTCGCTTACTACCTTCTCTGCCGAAGCCTTCTGATCAGCAAGCACACCCTCATCAATGCAGACATCCTTGACAAAATGGCCACCATAATCAGAAGAATCCACAGCATCTGGCAGGTTGATCTCAACAACATCCTTGTCATAAGAAACATCATCGATCCGTATTTGTCTGGTTTTACCTCCCTTCTCATGCTCAGCCTTCACAAAACCATGTTCTGATGGATTGGTCTGTTCAACCATTTTAtcttccaaaagattccccttagtTTCCCTTTCAGGTTCACCGTCTACTTTAGGGCCGCCACTGGGTACAAGCTCATGAAAAGCATTTGTATGGTAAGGCCTTTCATTATCTGCACGAGGACGCCCAAATCATCAACCATTAAGAGTGTGAAGTGTGAACAAAAAACAAGACTAATCCACAAGTCAACGATTTGTACCGCAATTAACACTGATGGTTTCTGATTTTGAGCTGTCAAACAATTACTATCAGGACGGAATGAACAAAAGAGAATCTACGCTAAGTTGTAAGTTCTGCTGTTGGTTCCCTATCATTTTAGCTATGCTGTCACTTTAACCATCTGAAGACATTAAATTTTCATTCACAATGTCTGTGACAGAGACAATGCAGTTTTCTAAGTTCAACGAAGCTGCTGGTAGTGTTGAAAGAATAAGACAAAAACACTACGCAAAATATTATAATTTTGAAATGAGAATTGACACTTGACAATCTTCCAACCAAAGAAGATGAGGGAATAGATGACTGCCTATTGGTCACAACAAAAGACAACAGACTGATAGGAACTGATACATAATGAGGACTTTAGCCCCTGGTTCAGGTCCTCTTCAAATAGGATT
This window encodes:
- the LOC123426961 gene encoding uncharacterized protein LOC123426961; its protein translation is MKIDNERPYHTNAFHELVPSGGPKVDGEPERETKGNLLEDKMVEQTNPSEHGFVKAEHEKGGKTRQIRIDDVSYDKDVVEINLPDAVDSSDYGGHFVKDVCIDEGVLADQKASAEKVVSEKVCPIFNSSMVDANGDLKEGTRVDPVKTAHKSQIVPLHAACATDGTMEEIRADPLETEHESESQIVILHVPCATDGNTMEQYSCGEERDLEGNKTTDEFTDVNDEKLSPRQSSSQEAATQCQQVGTVISETCETHKPFCDGEAIDEVASNDCHETGSSTTPESSYLSGLPAESTSDGLSAAIPEEDVGAELDNRGFNPANHYNPFIAYGSLEDTWESKYALPTIVDDVSVVPVCSVGKTDSFSDLVNGGALGGFDYVETAESRIGDSSRLDSVGACSSRLGVQSSEESHDQRGSLVERTDSFSDIVNGAPGGFDSIAADETRFKHTRLDSIEESSGRLDAQASEESNDQRGTVGAEPSDVNSEGHPKFETDAVQDEHDFNPRDMEDGTKTREENNAGDQSSTVAPQTEPAVQQNGPDGAKLTTRGGIRNPFESSFSGANITLDAVAPSAHIGNISLRSDSSTTSTRSFAFPVLQTEWNSSPVRMAKADRRRFRRDRGWGYRVLCCKF
- the LOC123426962 gene encoding uncharacterized protein LOC123426962, which translates into the protein MSCRRRISGVVLVFALLFSPLLTPYLPTACARHVVALDAKDGLKIGGGRHRQHVVGDDEGKAVPVATASGSRPVRTVEMRAARRHRVDAAEEMHDMLRRDYAWRARGRKPIHNDEPRDDEP